A single region of the Mechercharimyces sp. CAU 1602 genome encodes:
- the minD gene encoding septum site-determining protein MinD, translating to MGEAIVITSGKGGVGKSTTTANIGTALALTGKSVCLVDTDIGLRNLDVLMGLENRIIYDLVDVLEKKCTAEQALIRDKRCENLYLLPAAQSKDKSAITSSQLRWLNGELKEQFDYVLVDCPAGIENGFKSAVSGVDQAIVVATPENASVRDADRVIGLLEKESIQPPKLIINRYREHMAKDGGMMSVDEVVSVLAVDLLGVVPDDENIIRAGNVGEPVVLKNGSVSARAYHNIARRIQGETVPLLMMEKRKKMMSRMKRWFGFA from the coding sequence ATGGGAGAAGCGATCGTTATTACGTCTGGCAAAGGTGGTGTAGGTAAATCTACCACGACGGCAAACATCGGGACGGCATTAGCGTTAACGGGCAAAAGCGTCTGTTTGGTAGATACGGATATCGGTCTACGTAATTTAGATGTCTTGATGGGTTTGGAGAATCGGATTATCTACGACCTGGTTGATGTATTAGAGAAAAAATGTACAGCAGAGCAAGCGCTGATTCGGGACAAGCGCTGTGAAAATCTTTACTTGTTGCCGGCGGCACAATCGAAGGACAAGTCGGCGATTACATCTAGCCAATTGCGTTGGCTAAATGGAGAATTAAAAGAACAGTTTGATTATGTACTAGTCGACTGTCCCGCCGGCATTGAAAATGGCTTTAAAAGCGCTGTATCTGGTGTCGACCAAGCGATTGTAGTGGCAACTCCTGAGAATGCCTCTGTGCGAGATGCAGATCGAGTGATCGGGCTACTGGAGAAAGAGTCGATTCAACCTCCAAAGTTGATCATTAATCGTTATCGGGAACATATGGCAAAAGATGGAGGCATGATGAGTGTCGATGAAGTGGTTTCTGTACTTGCCGTTGATCTTTTAGGGGTTGTGCCTGATGATGAGAATATCATTCGAGCTGGTAATGTAGGAGAACCGGTTGTATTAAAAAATGGAAGTGTGTCCGCACGTGCCTATCATAATATCGCGCGCCGGATCCAGGGAGAAACCGTACCTTTACTCATGATGGAGAAACGAAAAAAAATGATGTCCCGTATGAAGCGATGGTTTGGGTTTGCTTGA
- a CDS encoding septum site-determining protein MinC — translation MGQVLKPAVVIKGTKDGLHFLLDDSRPFPAILEEIKYKLEQSANLWNGPDMHVMLKLGRRQITKEEEIELRSLFAIRKNLIIRSIEAIGRPYLLEPGAGLHILTGTVRSGQLLQHHGDVMLLGDVNPGGSIKAEGSIYVMGALRGLAHAGTIGDGTSIIAASQLRPTQLRIADVISRPPDQWEDTETGMHFAHLQDQQIAVDKMPQLARLRPDWEWKESRYRQL, via the coding sequence ATGGGACAAGTGTTAAAACCAGCAGTAGTGATAAAGGGAACAAAAGATGGTCTTCATTTTCTGCTGGATGATTCACGACCTTTCCCTGCGATATTAGAGGAAATCAAATATAAATTAGAGCAAAGTGCCAATTTATGGAACGGACCCGATATGCATGTGATGTTAAAATTAGGTCGACGTCAAATTACGAAGGAAGAAGAAATAGAGCTACGCTCTCTGTTTGCCATTAGAAAAAATTTAATCATCCGCTCGATTGAAGCGATCGGCCGCCCATATCTATTAGAGCCGGGAGCAGGCCTTCACATTTTGACGGGAACAGTGCGTTCTGGTCAGTTATTGCAACATCACGGGGATGTGATGTTACTCGGGGATGTGAACCCTGGGGGAAGCATTAAAGCTGAAGGTAGTATTTATGTTATGGGTGCTTTGAGGGGATTGGCTCATGCAGGAACGATAGGTGATGGAACAAGCATTATTGCCGCCTCACAATTACGACCGACACAATTACGAATTGCCGATGTGATTTCAAGACCCCCAGACCAATGGGAGGATACAGAGACAGGGATGCACTTCGCACATCTGCAGGATCAGCAGATTGCCGTTGATAAGATGCCACAATTGGCTCGATTGCGACCCGACTGGGAATGGAAGGAAAGTCGTTATCGACAATTATGA
- the radC gene encoding DNA repair protein RadC: MVRDLPMEERPRERILAIGTSQASHADLIAILLRTGTTNESVLSLADRVLVQTGGIRGLAEMTLDELIGIHGIGPAKAVQLLAGVELGRRIARIQPEERYKIRCPHDAADYVMEEMRYLKQEHFVCLLLDTKHQILGKKTIFVGTLNASIVHPREVFREGIRRGVAAVICLHNHPSGDPTPSREDIQITHRLAEAGEVLGIPLLDHVVIGDQTYYSMKEKGILSS; the protein is encoded by the coding sequence ATGGTGCGTGATCTCCCAATGGAAGAACGTCCGCGTGAGCGTATCTTAGCAATAGGAACGAGTCAAGCCTCCCATGCGGACTTGATTGCGATTCTCTTACGTACCGGCACAACAAATGAATCTGTGCTGAGTCTGGCGGATCGAGTGTTGGTGCAAACGGGAGGAATTCGGGGATTGGCAGAGATGACGCTAGATGAACTGATAGGGATTCATGGGATTGGTCCAGCTAAAGCAGTTCAGCTTTTAGCCGGTGTTGAGTTGGGTCGTCGCATTGCACGTATTCAACCGGAAGAGCGTTATAAAATTCGCTGCCCACACGATGCGGCAGATTATGTGATGGAAGAGATGAGGTATCTTAAGCAGGAGCATTTCGTCTGTTTGTTACTAGATACCAAGCATCAGATATTGGGAAAGAAGACCATTTTCGTAGGAACATTAAATGCATCCATTGTGCACCCGCGTGAAGTTTTTCGAGAAGGGATACGCCGCGGTGTAGCAGCTGTGATCTGTTTGCATAATCATCCTAGTGGTGATCCCACTCCCAGTCGCGAGGATATTCAGATTACACACCGCTTGGCGGAGGCAGGGGAGGTATTGGGAATACCCTTGTTGGACCATGTGGTTATTGGAGATCAAACTTATTATAGTATGAAAGAAAAAGGGATATTATCCTCATAA
- the pilM gene encoding type IV pilus biogenesis protein PilM, with the protein MGWFTRNMLAMELSDSLVKIVEVKVKRKRLKSRMIEYMAHPFPSTWIDGGDLQEREAFIQTMREGMKEKKFRTRKAVLSLNCSDVYIVKQSIPELRNRRLRKWFQNEILPELSLPFDNPTFDFHRIGHVWEDGGEQEAIFVMTSKEKVEQWVEVAGWLGLEPVGVQLAPLGLYRWLDLHMQLAENVMLLQIAKTRVEISLVIQGNLIEWKSIPLSVSMDDDQIYRPQMDSLKPVVRDEEEISVYGERLLIQLEEIVDGWKANHSIDIMEWVLSGEGIDFSLLQQYLNEQVDTKVSVSPSPENMMSKRVAKKASQWIGPTLSVPLGLALGRRKR; encoded by the coding sequence ATGGGGTGGTTTACACGCAACATGCTAGCGATGGAGCTTTCAGATTCGTTGGTTAAAATTGTAGAAGTGAAAGTAAAGAGAAAACGCTTAAAATCTCGGATGATCGAGTATATGGCACACCCATTTCCATCTACATGGATAGATGGGGGCGATTTGCAAGAACGTGAAGCATTCATTCAGACAATGCGTGAAGGGATGAAAGAGAAAAAGTTTCGCACGCGCAAAGCAGTGCTTTCTCTTAATTGTTCGGATGTATATATAGTGAAGCAAAGCATTCCAGAGTTGCGAAACCGACGTTTGCGTAAATGGTTCCAAAATGAAATATTACCAGAATTATCTCTTCCTTTTGATAACCCTACCTTTGATTTTCATCGGATTGGACATGTATGGGAAGATGGTGGTGAGCAGGAAGCGATCTTTGTAATGACATCGAAAGAGAAAGTAGAGCAGTGGGTAGAAGTGGCGGGCTGGTTAGGTTTAGAACCAGTAGGTGTGCAGTTAGCGCCACTAGGTCTTTATCGCTGGTTAGATCTACATATGCAACTGGCGGAAAATGTCATGTTACTGCAGATCGCTAAGACTAGAGTAGAAATAAGTCTGGTCATACAGGGTAATTTGATCGAATGGAAGTCAATCCCTCTTTCGGTGAGCATGGACGATGACCAGATTTATCGTCCACAAATGGATTCGCTTAAACCTGTGGTAAGAGATGAGGAAGAGATCTCAGTTTATGGAGAAAGATTATTGATTCAACTGGAAGAGATAGTGGATGGGTGGAAGGCGAATCATAGTATAGACATAATGGAATGGGTTCTTAGCGGAGAAGGAATTGATTTTTCTCTACTGCAACAATACCTGAATGAACAGGTGGATACAAAGGTATCGGTCAGTCCGTCACCAGAAAATATGATGAGTAAAAGAGTAGCGAAGAAAGCCTCGCAGTGGATCGGACCAACACTGTCGGTCCCGCTGGGATTGGCGCTGGGAAGGAGGAAGCGATAA
- a CDS encoding A24 family peptidase, whose translation MILMVGSSMMVSYYTTSIYELVISLCFVTFLMTCVCTDCWSGFIPNRLTASGLLVLISVRLLYPESTWGSYLLGMLAGFCIIVIIIVLSDGGMGWGDAKMMGVAGFAIGWPSITVAIMTAVICGGLWSIYLMIGSVHEAPRTIPFAPHLAAGSLLAYIWGEFLLQAYWRLLVG comes from the coding sequence ATGATACTAATGGTGGGTAGTAGTATGATGGTCTCTTATTATACAACCTCCATTTATGAATTAGTGATCTCATTATGCTTTGTTACTTTTTTAATGACATGTGTATGTACGGATTGTTGGTCGGGTTTCATTCCTAACCGGCTTACAGCGAGTGGGTTGTTAGTATTAATAAGTGTTCGTCTTCTCTATCCCGAATCTACCTGGGGATCCTATCTACTAGGAATGCTTGCAGGGTTCTGCATCATTGTGATCATTATTGTACTCAGTGATGGAGGAATGGGATGGGGGGATGCGAAAATGATGGGGGTAGCAGGGTTTGCTATTGGATGGCCATCTATCACTGTAGCGATAATGACTGCTGTAATATGCGGAGGGTTGTGGAGTATTTATCTGATGATAGGGAGCGTGCACGAAGCTCCCCGCACTATTCCTTTTGCCCCCCATCTCGCCGCAGGCTCTCTACTTGCTTATATATGGGGAGAGTTTTTGTTGCAAGCTTATTGGCGCTTATTAGTGGGGTAA
- a CDS encoding ketopantoate reductase family protein, translating into MNKNVVIVGAGAIGGTLAAWISPHHPSTYVLDRGVVAEAIKTNGITTYLGGKEAEKQTVRVNSIDDLSQIEAIDILIIAVKTYSLEAVCQAIREKIEGEPIVVALQNGIENQDILPRYFKRILYGVIGYNAWLDQPGTIGYQHKGPFILGTPTNDLRLELNEVSTLFNQGVETIITTHLQDAVHSKIILNLTNSFTTLVGHKHREISDFKLFKKILTNILVEGIEIVQANGYKECQLGDMPSWRKMKATVQLPQILTNGIFRRNMKKMVISSMGQDILVRGNSDSELESINGYMIQLADRKQLAAPYNRAIYALCKEEFSKPSFKPLSEEQVWEYLQSFQKA; encoded by the coding sequence ATGAATAAAAATGTTGTTATCGTGGGAGCAGGTGCTATCGGAGGTACATTAGCAGCTTGGATCAGTCCACACCATCCCTCTACCTATGTATTAGACCGCGGAGTTGTGGCAGAAGCAATCAAAACAAATGGTATCACCACTTATCTGGGTGGAAAAGAAGCTGAAAAACAGACCGTACGGGTAAACAGCATCGATGATCTTTCACAGATAGAAGCGATTGATATTCTCATCATCGCCGTCAAAACCTACAGCTTGGAGGCTGTCTGTCAAGCTATTAGAGAAAAAATCGAAGGGGAGCCTATTGTAGTTGCCCTCCAAAATGGGATAGAAAATCAGGACATTCTTCCACGCTACTTTAAGCGCATCCTATACGGAGTAATCGGTTATAACGCATGGTTAGATCAGCCCGGCACCATCGGCTATCAGCATAAGGGACCTTTCATTCTCGGTACCCCTACCAATGACCTACGACTCGAGCTGAATGAAGTCTCTACCCTTTTTAATCAAGGTGTCGAAACGATCATTACCACACATTTACAAGATGCTGTCCACTCTAAAATCATACTCAACTTAACCAATTCCTTCACTACCCTAGTTGGCCATAAACATAGAGAAATATCTGATTTTAAACTTTTTAAGAAAATACTAACAAACATTCTCGTTGAAGGAATTGAAATTGTTCAAGCGAATGGCTACAAAGAATGTCAGCTTGGCGATATGCCTTCGTGGCGAAAGATGAAGGCAACCGTACAACTTCCACAAATATTGACTAACGGAATCTTTCGTAGGAACATGAAAAAAATGGTTATTAGTAGTATGGGACAAGATATCCTCGTGCGTGGCAACTCAGATTCCGAGTTAGAGTCTATCAATGGCTACATGATTCAACTCGCCGATCGCAAACAGTTGGCGGCTCCCTATAATCGCGCCATCTATGCACTTTGTAAAGAAGAGTTTAGTAAGCCTTCCTTTAAACCACTGAGCGAAGAACAAGTATGGGAGTATCTCCAAAGCTTTCAGAAGGCATAA
- a CDS encoding helix-turn-helix transcriptional regulator: protein MNVYPDIAYIAKLIAEPTRAIILDCLLDGRSLPASQLAYHARVSHPTMSSHLSKLVEGKLLRVEKRGRHRYYSLAGIEIAEVLEKLGTIAPPVEIRSLHQSDKMKKICYARTCYDHLAGELGVKIFDSLLGLKRIERREEEYVLTPAGTKWCLQLGIQWEEGHKSRRIFLKPCLDWSERREHMAGWFGWAIAEHCFSQKWLVKCENTRAVVVTERGKIELQRFFHIETN, encoded by the coding sequence ATGAATGTATATCCTGATATTGCTTATATAGCAAAATTAATTGCTGAACCGACACGAGCTATCATCTTGGATTGTTTATTAGACGGGAGATCATTACCAGCCAGTCAACTGGCCTATCATGCGCGCGTTTCACATCCTACAATGAGCTCTCATTTATCTAAATTGGTTGAAGGTAAATTATTGAGAGTGGAAAAGAGGGGGAGGCATCGCTATTATTCTCTCGCGGGAATTGAGATTGCAGAAGTGTTAGAGAAATTGGGGACGATTGCACCACCTGTAGAAATCCGCTCCTTGCATCAATCGGACAAAATGAAAAAAATTTGCTATGCCAGGACATGTTATGACCATCTTGCAGGTGAATTAGGAGTGAAGATTTTCGATTCTCTGTTAGGTCTAAAAAGGATAGAGAGAAGGGAAGAAGAGTACGTTTTGACCCCGGCGGGAACAAAGTGGTGTTTACAGCTCGGGATCCAGTGGGAAGAAGGGCACAAGAGCAGGCGTATATTTTTAAAGCCGTGCTTGGATTGGAGTGAACGTCGTGAACATATGGCAGGATGGTTCGGATGGGCAATAGCTGAACACTGCTTTTCACAAAAGTGGTTGGTTAAATGTGAAAACACTCGAGCAGTAGTGGTGACAGAGAGAGGGAAGATAGAGTTGCAGCGCTTCTTTCATATTGAAACCAACTGA
- a CDS encoding DinB family protein, whose translation MNAIDVCILNLEETRRRSHKLWRSLPDEWLGWRPDQGAFSFGEMIRHVWRASYNYHRILLHGGSPINAGDPPFDQQPIQSVEGEIALSQPYFQEFLTYVRSLSESDLNSILIKREDAGYERHLGDMILRIAYHDSVHTGQFLQYLRMAGLERPRIWD comes from the coding sequence ATGAATGCTATCGATGTATGTATACTGAATCTGGAGGAAACGAGAAGGAGATCACACAAACTATGGCGCTCGTTACCTGATGAATGGCTTGGCTGGAGACCTGATCAAGGTGCCTTCTCTTTTGGAGAGATGATCCGTCATGTATGGCGAGCCAGTTATAATTATCATCGTATCTTGCTTCATGGCGGCTCACCTATAAATGCGGGCGACCCTCCCTTTGATCAGCAGCCGATTCAATCTGTCGAGGGAGAAATCGCCCTGTCACAACCTTATTTTCAAGAATTTCTTACCTATGTTCGTTCACTCTCTGAAAGCGACCTAAACAGTATCCTAATCAAACGTGAAGACGCAGGTTATGAACGTCACCTCGGCGATATGATATTACGTATTGCTTATCATGATTCTGTTCATACAGGACAGTTTTTACAATACCTCCGGATGGCTGGTTTAGAGCGCCCCCGCATTTGGGATTAA
- a CDS encoding TSUP family transporter → MENMSLEILLFLIAAGFLAAFVDSVVGGGGLVSIPALLFTGLPPSLALGTNKLASTMGALTSTLSFLKSGKINKKLVLMLFPLAVVGSAVGVYVVQLISSAVLKPLILVLLVGVTIYTVMSKRWGSESTFTVMTRKLAIFIGLAAMIIGFYDGFLGAGTGSFLIFSFLLLGFDFVEAAGNAKVLNFGSNLAALIAFIYFDSVHFGYGVPMGIAMVIGAAIGSNLAIRKGAAYVKALFVSVTVIFIGKGLWDYLTSM, encoded by the coding sequence ATGGAAAATATGAGCCTGGAGATTTTACTGTTTCTTATTGCCGCAGGGTTTTTAGCCGCCTTTGTGGATTCGGTCGTGGGGGGTGGTGGGCTCGTGTCTATTCCCGCTTTACTTTTTACCGGTCTGCCGCCATCTCTTGCTTTAGGAACCAATAAGTTAGCGAGTACGATGGGGGCATTAACGAGTACCCTCTCATTCTTAAAATCAGGAAAGATTAATAAAAAATTGGTTCTTATGCTTTTTCCACTGGCTGTGGTCGGCTCTGCAGTCGGTGTTTATGTTGTTCAATTAATCTCTTCTGCAGTTTTAAAGCCATTAATTTTGGTTCTGCTAGTAGGTGTCACTATTTATACAGTGATGAGCAAGCGCTGGGGGAGTGAATCTACCTTTACAGTGATGACGAGGAAACTAGCCATCTTTATCGGCTTGGCAGCAATGATAATCGGATTTTATGATGGTTTTTTGGGGGCCGGAACAGGTTCATTTTTGATTTTTTCTTTTTTGTTACTCGGGTTTGACTTTGTAGAAGCGGCGGGGAATGCAAAGGTTTTAAACTTTGGTAGTAACCTGGCAGCGTTGATCGCTTTTATCTACTTTGATTCGGTTCATTTCGGTTATGGCGTTCCCATGGGGATAGCGATGGTGATAGGAGCAGCGATTGGTTCCAATCTTGCCATTCGAAAGGGTGCGGCATATGTGAAAGCGTTGTTTGTCTCGGTAACAGTCATTTTTATTGGAAAAGGCTTATGGGATTATCTAACAAGCATGTAA
- a CDS encoding ABC transporter ATP-binding protein, with protein sequence MLHVNQLVGGYQLHKPVIHDISFTVRPHEMVGIIGLNGAGKSTTIKHILGLLNPSSGEITLDNVALGEDPVRYRSSMAYIPETPQLYDELTLMEHLELTAQAYQIDQQAFAERIPALLETFRMTKQAKWFPGVFSKGMQQKVMILCAFLVQPSLLIADEPFVGLDPLATQALLDHFVAMKEAGAGILLSTHILSTAEKYCDRFVLLHEGRVQLHGTLAQMQAQAGRTNASLDELFRMVTQGEG encoded by the coding sequence ATGTTACACGTAAATCAATTGGTAGGAGGCTACCAATTACATAAGCCTGTAATTCATGACATTTCATTTACAGTACGTCCCCATGAAATGGTCGGAATCATCGGTCTTAATGGTGCCGGTAAAAGTACAACGATCAAACACATATTGGGACTTCTCAATCCTTCTTCTGGAGAAATAACCCTCGACAATGTGGCGCTTGGAGAAGATCCTGTACGATATCGCTCCAGCATGGCCTATATACCTGAAACGCCCCAACTATATGACGAGCTCACCTTGATGGAACACTTGGAACTAACAGCTCAAGCATATCAAATAGATCAACAAGCTTTTGCTGAGCGTATCCCTGCTCTCCTTGAAACCTTTCGCATGACCAAGCAAGCCAAATGGTTCCCAGGAGTTTTTTCAAAAGGCATGCAGCAAAAAGTTATGATCTTGTGTGCATTTCTTGTACAACCTTCACTCCTAATTGCCGATGAACCTTTTGTCGGACTAGATCCCCTGGCGACACAAGCTCTGCTCGATCATTTTGTCGCGATGAAAGAAGCCGGAGCAGGAATTCTTCTTTCCACTCACATCCTTTCTACAGCAGAAAAATATTGTGATCGCTTCGTTCTCCTGCATGAGGGTCGGGTTCAGTTGCATGGAACATTAGCTCAAATGCAAGCTCAAGCCGGCCGAACTAATGCAAGCTTAGACGAGCTCTTTCGCATGGTCACACAGGGTGAGGGGTGA
- a CDS encoding ABC transporter permease, giving the protein MNINALYRQRLLQAWNKRLGYFRLIAQGLGVLLLGAMLLFTLPEKHPLLYLPDVFPPFLTVPLFLTLLYTLWLSYVPIRTFLLQPDLTFLLPAEDRMRHYYRSSITYSATIHMIVTVVISLLLSPLYLQYISDTINMWFVLLWILLLKGWNFYQYGEDLQHLHSPWFRPHRVVINLLFTALLFYQIYLGLIVSIPLLALTIWLELRNRKKRFPWRTLLQKEEKMTARNYSLAALFVDIPHVHAKVKHRKWLIALIGWLPLFKRPFLYLYLRTFFRTNELWDMYLRLVIVTGLLLWWLDHPYLVITIYLLSLYATSLQLPTVIRPYREQIMIHLYPVLTTEKRNSFAWFSYLALGGQALVLALFQLFEGKLPLLHVAALGGIGLALSYVLSFHWLPKRHLQDARP; this is encoded by the coding sequence ATGAATATTAACGCTCTTTACCGCCAACGACTCCTCCAAGCTTGGAATAAGCGGCTTGGCTACTTTCGCTTGATCGCACAAGGACTCGGCGTCCTTCTCTTAGGTGCTATGCTACTGTTCACCCTACCTGAAAAACATCCACTCCTTTATCTACCGGACGTTTTTCCACCTTTCTTAACCGTACCGCTCTTCCTTACACTGCTTTATACTTTATGGTTAAGCTATGTTCCTATCCGTACTTTCCTGCTCCAACCAGATCTTACTTTCTTATTGCCTGCAGAAGATCGTATGCGTCACTACTACCGTTCCAGTATTACTTATAGTGCAACCATACATATGATTGTAACGGTTGTCATCAGCTTATTGCTCTCCCCACTTTACCTACAATACATCAGCGATACCATAAATATGTGGTTTGTTCTCTTATGGATCTTGCTCTTAAAAGGGTGGAATTTTTATCAGTATGGAGAAGACTTACAACACCTTCATTCTCCATGGTTTCGTCCACACAGAGTGGTTATCAATCTACTCTTTACCGCCCTTCTTTTTTATCAAATCTATCTAGGTCTCATTGTTTCGATTCCGCTACTCGCCCTCACCATTTGGCTTGAGCTGCGAAATCGCAAAAAACGTTTTCCCTGGCGTACATTGTTACAAAAAGAGGAGAAGATGACAGCTCGTAACTATAGTCTTGCTGCTCTCTTTGTTGACATCCCGCACGTACATGCAAAAGTAAAGCACCGAAAATGGCTGATTGCCCTTATCGGATGGCTACCTCTATTTAAACGACCTTTTCTATATCTCTACCTACGTACGTTTTTCCGTACTAATGAACTATGGGACATGTATCTACGTCTTGTTATTGTGACCGGTCTACTCTTGTGGTGGTTAGATCATCCGTATTTAGTAATTACGATCTATCTCCTCAGTCTGTATGCGACTAGCTTACAACTTCCTACCGTCATTCGTCCTTATCGAGAACAGATCATGATCCACCTCTACCCTGTACTAACAACGGAAAAGCGCAACAGTTTTGCATGGTTTTCCTATCTCGCACTCGGTGGGCAAGCACTCGTGTTAGCTCTTTTTCAATTGTTCGAAGGCAAGCTACCTCTTCTGCACGTAGCTGCCCTTGGTGGCATTGGACTCGCGTTAAGCTATGTACTCAGTTTTCACTGGTTGCCTAAACGTCATCTACAAGATGCTCGACCCTAA
- a CDS encoding SDR family oxidoreductase — MSKEIALITGSSSGFGLLTALSLAKEGYQVIATMRALEKKTALEKAIEKEKLTSIEILPLDVTDHDSISTTIQSVLERYGQIDLLINNAGYAANGYVEDLSLTTFREQFETNFFGLIAVTQAVLPSMRQRQQGRIINMSSVSGRIAFPALSPYSSSKYAVEGFSESLRLEMLPYGVYVSLIEPGSYQTSIWDKSFAQTDQGKRNSNYPKEMEMIMNEAIQIKQHAADPQDVADLIVRVAQHPNPKLRYPIGKEAKSTLRLKSLLPWAWIERYVIKKYLKM; from the coding sequence ATGAGTAAAGAAATTGCACTGATTACGGGATCGTCTAGCGGATTTGGTCTTCTTACCGCTTTATCACTAGCCAAAGAAGGCTATCAGGTCATTGCCACCATGCGTGCTTTAGAAAAAAAGACTGCCTTAGAAAAAGCGATCGAAAAGGAGAAGCTCACTTCGATCGAGATCCTTCCACTGGATGTAACCGATCATGATTCCATCTCTACGACGATTCAATCTGTCCTCGAACGATATGGACAGATTGATCTGCTCATCAATAACGCTGGTTATGCTGCCAATGGATACGTAGAGGATCTATCATTAACTACTTTTCGCGAACAATTTGAGACAAACTTTTTTGGACTCATCGCTGTTACACAAGCAGTCCTTCCTTCCATGCGCCAACGCCAACAGGGACGAATTATCAATATGAGTAGTGTGAGCGGTCGCATCGCCTTCCCTGCTCTCAGCCCTTATTCTTCCTCTAAATATGCTGTCGAAGGGTTTAGCGAATCACTCCGTCTTGAAATGCTCCCTTATGGGGTCTATGTCTCGTTGATTGAGCCAGGTTCATATCAAACTTCTATCTGGGATAAAAGCTTTGCCCAAACGGACCAAGGTAAAAGAAATAGCAACTATCCCAAAGAGATGGAAATGATTATGAATGAAGCGATTCAAATCAAACAACACGCTGCTGACCCTCAAGATGTGGCTGACCTTATCGTCCGAGTTGCCCAGCACCCTAATCCTAAGCTACGCTATCCTATCGGAAAAGAGGCAAAATCCACCCTGCGCCTAAAATCCCTCCTCCCTTGGGCATGGATCGAACGCTATGTGATAAAAAAATATCTGAAAATGTAA